One Coffea arabica cultivar ET-39 chromosome 5e, Coffea Arabica ET-39 HiFi, whole genome shotgun sequence DNA segment encodes these proteins:
- the LOC113688201 gene encoding peptidyl-prolyl cis-trans isomerase CYP59-like isoform X1: MSVMIVTSLGDIVVDLFTDRCPLTCKNFLKLCKIKYYNGCLFHTVQKDFTAQTGDPTGTGSGGDSVYKFLYGDQARFFGDEIHLDLKHSKMGTVAMASAGENLNASQFYITLRDDLDYLDGKHTVFGEVAEGLETLSRINEAYVDENSRPYKNIRIKHTYILDDPFDDPAQLAELLPDASPEGKPKDEVDDDVRLEDDWVPMDESLGPQQLEEVLRAKEAHSRAVVLESIGDIPEAEVKPPDNVLFVCKLNPVTEDGDLHTIFSRFGTVTSADIIRDYKTGDSLCYAFIEFEDREACEQAYFKMDNALIDDRRIHVDFSQSVSKLWSQYRRGGRMNKGKGCFKCGSLDHIAKDCTGDPTNAQQHSKYILKDGNTQHGGDDNSRYEMVFGGEDLGSPKGNKRERYSEPEKSDRREDWKSAGLDNQERDGTKDSQELRSHRGRSKELREDDKYRGDRASRHSGRDRGSTASDEGDYRRKAYGGSERDGREGVRYEKRHRDDASHRDNQYGREYKERRAGDVGWRDRRDERDSMRRKGGDEVRRSQKVDENDHNSRHESKGRKHYDMETRKGRSEERESGKRKAKVDDAADVGDYERDRSRRR, from the exons ATGTCTGTAATGATTGTAACGAGCCTGGGAGATATAGTTGTGGATTTGTTCACCGACCGGTGTCCTCTCACTTGCAAGAACTTTCTCAAGTTATGCAA AATTAAGTACTACAATGGCTGCCTCTTTCATACCGTCCAGAAGGATTTTACTGCACAGACAGGTGATCCTACTGGAACAGGGTCTGGCGGTGATTCTGTGTACAA ATTCTTATATGGAGATCAAGCTCGTTTTTTTGGTGATGAAATTCATTTGGACTTGAAACATTCTAAGATGGGCACTGTTGCCATGGCTAGTGCTGGAGAGAATCTCAATGCTTCCCAG tTTTATATCACGTTGCGAGATGATCTGGACTATCTTGATGGGAAGCACACT GTTTTTGGAGAGGTAGCAGAAGGGCTTGAGACACTCAGTAGGATAAATGAAGCTTATGTGGATGAAAACAGTAGGCCTTACAAAAATATCAG AATTAAGCACACTTACATACTGGATGATCCTTTTGATGATCCTGCACAATTAGCTGAATTACTTCCAGATGCTTCACCTGAAGGAAAACCAAAAGATGAG GTTGATGATGATGTCCGACTTGAAGATGACTGGGTACCAATGGATGAAAGTCTAGGTCCGCAACAGCTGGAGGAAGTCTTGCGTGCCAAAGAAGCACATTCCAGGGCTGTTGTGCTTGAAAGT ATTGGGGACATTCCTGAGGCTGAGGTAAAACCTCCGGATAATGTGCTGTTTGTTTGCAAGCTCAATCCAGTTACTGAA GATGGGGACCTTCATACAATATTTTCACGTTTTGGGACTGTTACATC TGCTGACATAATTCGAGACTACAAGACTGGAGACAGCTTGTGCTATGCTTTTATTG AGTTTGAAGATAGGGAGGCCTGTGAACAAGCATACTTCAAG ATGGATAATGCTTTGATTGATGATCGGCGGATACATGTTGATTTTAGCCAGAGTGTTTCAAAACTTTGGTCCCAGTATAGGCGCGGAGGCCGAATGAATAAAG GAAAAGGTTGCTTTAAATGTGGTTCTCTTGATCACATTGCTAAAGACTGCACTGGAGATCCAACCAATGCACAGCAGCATTCAAAATACATACTCAAAGATGGCAACACCCAGCACGGGGGAGATGATAATTCAAG GTATGAAATGGTATTTGGTGGAGAGGACCTTGGCAGCCCCAAGGGAAACAAGAGGGAAAGATACAGTGAGCCTGAGAAGAGTGACAGAAGAGAAGACTGGAAATCGGCAGGTCTTGATAATCAAGAGCGGGATGGGACTAAAGATTCCCAAGAATTGCGTAGTCATCGGGGCAGAAGTAAAGAGCTTAGAGAGGATGACAAGTATAGAGGAGACCGAGCAAGCAGACATAGTGGCAGGGACAGAGGCAGCACAGCAAGCGATGAGGGGGATTATAGAAGGAAAGCATATGGTGGTAGTGAGAGGGATGGGAGAGAGGGCGTGAGGTATGAGAAGAGGCATAGAGATGATGCTAGTCACAGAGACAATCAGTATGGGAGAGAATACAAAGAGAGGCGTGCAGGTGATGTAGGTTGGCGAGACAGAAGGGACGAAAGAGATTCCATGAGAAGAAAAGGCGGCGATGAGGTGAGACGGAGTCAAAAGGTAGATGAAAATGATCATAATAGTAGACACGAgtcaaagggtagaaagcactaTGACATGGAGACCAGGAAGGGAAGAAGTGAAGAAAGGGAATCTGGAAAGCGAAAGGCAAAGGTTGATGATGCTGCCGACGTTGGTGATTATGAACGTGACCGCAGTAGAAGACGCTAA
- the LOC113688201 gene encoding peptidyl-prolyl cis-trans isomerase CYP59-like isoform X3, with protein sequence MSVMIVTSLGDIVVDLFTDRCPLTCKNFLKLCKFLYGDQARFFGDEIHLDLKHSKMGTVAMASAGENLNASQFYITLRDDLDYLDGKHTVFGEVAEGLETLSRINEAYVDENSRPYKNIRIKHTYILDDPFDDPAQLAELLPDASPEGKPKDEVDDDVRLEDDWVPMDESLGPQQLEEVLRAKEAHSRAVVLESIGDIPEAEVKPPDNVLFVCKLNPVTEDGDLHTIFSRFGTVTSADIIRDYKTGDSLCYAFIEFEDREACEQAYFKMDNALIDDRRIHVDFSQSVSKLWSQYRRGGRMNKGKGCFKCGSLDHIAKDCTGDPTNAQQHSKYILKDGNTQHGGDDNSRYEMVFGGEDLGSPKGNKRERYSEPEKSDRREDWKSAGLDNQERDGTKDSQELRSHRGRSKELREDDKYRGDRASRHSGRDRGSTASDEGDYRRKAYGGSERDGREGVRYEKRHRDDASHRDNQYGREYKERRAGDVGWRDRRDERDSMRRKGGDEVRRSQKVDENDHNSRHESKGRKHYDMETRKGRSEERESGKRKAKVDDAADVGDYERDRSRRR encoded by the exons ATGTCTGTAATGATTGTAACGAGCCTGGGAGATATAGTTGTGGATTTGTTCACCGACCGGTGTCCTCTCACTTGCAAGAACTTTCTCAAGTTATGCAA ATTCTTATATGGAGATCAAGCTCGTTTTTTTGGTGATGAAATTCATTTGGACTTGAAACATTCTAAGATGGGCACTGTTGCCATGGCTAGTGCTGGAGAGAATCTCAATGCTTCCCAG tTTTATATCACGTTGCGAGATGATCTGGACTATCTTGATGGGAAGCACACT GTTTTTGGAGAGGTAGCAGAAGGGCTTGAGACACTCAGTAGGATAAATGAAGCTTATGTGGATGAAAACAGTAGGCCTTACAAAAATATCAG AATTAAGCACACTTACATACTGGATGATCCTTTTGATGATCCTGCACAATTAGCTGAATTACTTCCAGATGCTTCACCTGAAGGAAAACCAAAAGATGAG GTTGATGATGATGTCCGACTTGAAGATGACTGGGTACCAATGGATGAAAGTCTAGGTCCGCAACAGCTGGAGGAAGTCTTGCGTGCCAAAGAAGCACATTCCAGGGCTGTTGTGCTTGAAAGT ATTGGGGACATTCCTGAGGCTGAGGTAAAACCTCCGGATAATGTGCTGTTTGTTTGCAAGCTCAATCCAGTTACTGAA GATGGGGACCTTCATACAATATTTTCACGTTTTGGGACTGTTACATC TGCTGACATAATTCGAGACTACAAGACTGGAGACAGCTTGTGCTATGCTTTTATTG AGTTTGAAGATAGGGAGGCCTGTGAACAAGCATACTTCAAG ATGGATAATGCTTTGATTGATGATCGGCGGATACATGTTGATTTTAGCCAGAGTGTTTCAAAACTTTGGTCCCAGTATAGGCGCGGAGGCCGAATGAATAAAG GAAAAGGTTGCTTTAAATGTGGTTCTCTTGATCACATTGCTAAAGACTGCACTGGAGATCCAACCAATGCACAGCAGCATTCAAAATACATACTCAAAGATGGCAACACCCAGCACGGGGGAGATGATAATTCAAG GTATGAAATGGTATTTGGTGGAGAGGACCTTGGCAGCCCCAAGGGAAACAAGAGGGAAAGATACAGTGAGCCTGAGAAGAGTGACAGAAGAGAAGACTGGAAATCGGCAGGTCTTGATAATCAAGAGCGGGATGGGACTAAAGATTCCCAAGAATTGCGTAGTCATCGGGGCAGAAGTAAAGAGCTTAGAGAGGATGACAAGTATAGAGGAGACCGAGCAAGCAGACATAGTGGCAGGGACAGAGGCAGCACAGCAAGCGATGAGGGGGATTATAGAAGGAAAGCATATGGTGGTAGTGAGAGGGATGGGAGAGAGGGCGTGAGGTATGAGAAGAGGCATAGAGATGATGCTAGTCACAGAGACAATCAGTATGGGAGAGAATACAAAGAGAGGCGTGCAGGTGATGTAGGTTGGCGAGACAGAAGGGACGAAAGAGATTCCATGAGAAGAAAAGGCGGCGATGAGGTGAGACGGAGTCAAAAGGTAGATGAAAATGATCATAATAGTAGACACGAgtcaaagggtagaaagcactaTGACATGGAGACCAGGAAGGGAAGAAGTGAAGAAAGGGAATCTGGAAAGCGAAAGGCAAAGGTTGATGATGCTGCCGACGTTGGTGATTATGAACGTGACCGCAGTAGAAGACGCTAA
- the LOC113688201 gene encoding peptidyl-prolyl cis-trans isomerase CYP59-like isoform X2 has translation MAASFIPSRRILLHRQVILLEQGLAVILCTSKGNWHKFFLFLYGDQARFFGDEIHLDLKHSKMGTVAMASAGENLNASQFYITLRDDLDYLDGKHTVFGEVAEGLETLSRINEAYVDENSRPYKNIRIKHTYILDDPFDDPAQLAELLPDASPEGKPKDEVDDDVRLEDDWVPMDESLGPQQLEEVLRAKEAHSRAVVLESIGDIPEAEVKPPDNVLFVCKLNPVTEDGDLHTIFSRFGTVTSADIIRDYKTGDSLCYAFIEFEDREACEQAYFKMDNALIDDRRIHVDFSQSVSKLWSQYRRGGRMNKGKGCFKCGSLDHIAKDCTGDPTNAQQHSKYILKDGNTQHGGDDNSRYEMVFGGEDLGSPKGNKRERYSEPEKSDRREDWKSAGLDNQERDGTKDSQELRSHRGRSKELREDDKYRGDRASRHSGRDRGSTASDEGDYRRKAYGGSERDGREGVRYEKRHRDDASHRDNQYGREYKERRAGDVGWRDRRDERDSMRRKGGDEVRRSQKVDENDHNSRHESKGRKHYDMETRKGRSEERESGKRKAKVDDAADVGDYERDRSRRR, from the exons ATGGCTGCCTCTTTCATACCGTCCAGAAGGATTTTACTGCACAGACAGGTGATCCTACTGGAACAGGGTCTGGCGGTGATTCTGTGTACAAGTAAGGGGAATTGGCACAAGTTTTTTCT ATTCTTATATGGAGATCAAGCTCGTTTTTTTGGTGATGAAATTCATTTGGACTTGAAACATTCTAAGATGGGCACTGTTGCCATGGCTAGTGCTGGAGAGAATCTCAATGCTTCCCAG tTTTATATCACGTTGCGAGATGATCTGGACTATCTTGATGGGAAGCACACT GTTTTTGGAGAGGTAGCAGAAGGGCTTGAGACACTCAGTAGGATAAATGAAGCTTATGTGGATGAAAACAGTAGGCCTTACAAAAATATCAG AATTAAGCACACTTACATACTGGATGATCCTTTTGATGATCCTGCACAATTAGCTGAATTACTTCCAGATGCTTCACCTGAAGGAAAACCAAAAGATGAG GTTGATGATGATGTCCGACTTGAAGATGACTGGGTACCAATGGATGAAAGTCTAGGTCCGCAACAGCTGGAGGAAGTCTTGCGTGCCAAAGAAGCACATTCCAGGGCTGTTGTGCTTGAAAGT ATTGGGGACATTCCTGAGGCTGAGGTAAAACCTCCGGATAATGTGCTGTTTGTTTGCAAGCTCAATCCAGTTACTGAA GATGGGGACCTTCATACAATATTTTCACGTTTTGGGACTGTTACATC TGCTGACATAATTCGAGACTACAAGACTGGAGACAGCTTGTGCTATGCTTTTATTG AGTTTGAAGATAGGGAGGCCTGTGAACAAGCATACTTCAAG ATGGATAATGCTTTGATTGATGATCGGCGGATACATGTTGATTTTAGCCAGAGTGTTTCAAAACTTTGGTCCCAGTATAGGCGCGGAGGCCGAATGAATAAAG GAAAAGGTTGCTTTAAATGTGGTTCTCTTGATCACATTGCTAAAGACTGCACTGGAGATCCAACCAATGCACAGCAGCATTCAAAATACATACTCAAAGATGGCAACACCCAGCACGGGGGAGATGATAATTCAAG GTATGAAATGGTATTTGGTGGAGAGGACCTTGGCAGCCCCAAGGGAAACAAGAGGGAAAGATACAGTGAGCCTGAGAAGAGTGACAGAAGAGAAGACTGGAAATCGGCAGGTCTTGATAATCAAGAGCGGGATGGGACTAAAGATTCCCAAGAATTGCGTAGTCATCGGGGCAGAAGTAAAGAGCTTAGAGAGGATGACAAGTATAGAGGAGACCGAGCAAGCAGACATAGTGGCAGGGACAGAGGCAGCACAGCAAGCGATGAGGGGGATTATAGAAGGAAAGCATATGGTGGTAGTGAGAGGGATGGGAGAGAGGGCGTGAGGTATGAGAAGAGGCATAGAGATGATGCTAGTCACAGAGACAATCAGTATGGGAGAGAATACAAAGAGAGGCGTGCAGGTGATGTAGGTTGGCGAGACAGAAGGGACGAAAGAGATTCCATGAGAAGAAAAGGCGGCGATGAGGTGAGACGGAGTCAAAAGGTAGATGAAAATGATCATAATAGTAGACACGAgtcaaagggtagaaagcactaTGACATGGAGACCAGGAAGGGAAGAAGTGAAGAAAGGGAATCTGGAAAGCGAAAGGCAAAGGTTGATGATGCTGCCGACGTTGGTGATTATGAACGTGACCGCAGTAGAAGACGCTAA
- the LOC113688145 gene encoding uncharacterized protein: MARIAAVATACSHFIPSKLAITTNTTLLLSKPSLQLQWSLHSNSLFFKRRLSSTARIAMSLKAGIVGLPNVGKSTLFNSVVENGKAQAANFPFCTIEPNVGKVAVPDPRLHVLSHLSKSQRAVPTSIEFVDIAGLVKGASQGEGLGNKFLSHIREVDSILQVVRCFEDNDVVHVNGKVDPMSDVDVINLELVFSDLDQIEKRMEKLKKGKAKDSQSKVKEEAEKSALEKIQQALLDGKPARSVSLTDFEKDAVKHLCLLTMKPVIYVANVAESDLSAPESNPYVAEVKKLASELQSGLVTVSAQVESELTELPLEERTEYLASLGVKESGLGNLIRETYGLLGLRTYFTSGEKETKAWTIQSGMTAPQAAGVIHSDFEKGFIRAETVGYDDFVAVGSFGAAREKGLLRLEGKDYIVQEGDVMLFRFNV, from the exons atggcCAGAATAGCTGCAGTAGCTACTGCTTGCTCTCACTTCATTCCATCCAAGCTCGCCATTACTACTAATACTACTCTTCTACTCTCCAAACCGTCTCTTCAACTCCAATGGTCGCTACATTCGAACTCTCTATTCTTCAAGAGGAGGCTGTCGTCGACGGCGAGAATAGCTATGAGCCTGAAAGCCGGCATCGTCGGCCTCCCCAATGTCGGCAAATCCACTCTCTTCAACTCCGTC GTTGAGAATGGAAAGGCTCAGGCTGCCAATTTCCCATTCTGCACAATTGAACCTAATGTTGGGAAAGTAGCTGTTCCTGATCCACGTCTTCATGTTCTTTCTCATCTTAGCAAATCCCAGCGAGCCGTTCCCACATCTATTGAGTTTGTTGATATTGCTGGCCTTGTCAAGGGAGCCAGTCAAGGGGAG GGTTTGGGTAATAAGTTCTTATCACACATTCGTGAAGTGGATTCCATACTTCAG GTTGTTCGCTGTTTTGAGGATAATGATGTTGTTCATGTGAATGGGAAAGTTGACCCAATGTCAGATGTTGATGTCATCAACTTGGAGTTGGTTTTCTCGGATTTGGATCAG ATTGAGAAGAGAATGGAGAAACTCAAAAAAGGGAAAGCTAAGGATTCACAATCCAAAGTTAAG GAAGAAGCAGAGAAGTCTGCTCTGGAAAAAATTCAGCAGGCACTATTGGATGGAAAACCTGCACGATCAGTTTCTTTAACAGATTTTGAAAAAGATGCTGTAAAGCATCTTTGTTTGCTTACGATGAAACCAGTCATATATGTTGCTAATGTAGCTGAATCCGATCTATCTGCGCCAGAAAGTAACCCTTATGTTGCAGAAGTGAAGAAATTGGCTTCTGAGTTGCAGTCTGGGCTAGTAACTGTTTCAGCACAG GTTGAATCAGAGCTTACAGAGCTTCCACTTGAAGAAAGGACGGAGTATTTAGCATCACTTGGTGTCAAGGAAAGTGGCTTAGGAAATCTTATTAGGGAGACCTATGGACTTTTGGGTTTGCGTACGTACTTCACATCAGGTGAAAAG GAAACCAAAGCATGGACCATACAATCAG GAATGACTGCACCCCAAGCTGCTGGGGTTATTCATTCTGACTTTGAGAAGGGTTTCATAAGAGCTGAAACG GTTGGTTATGATGATTTTGTTGCTGTCGGTTCTTTTGGAGCTGCAAGAGAGAAGGGTCTT CTGAGACTAGAAGGGAAAGATTATATTGTACAAGAAGGGGATGTCATGTTGTTCAGGTTCAATGTCTGA
- the LOC113688146 gene encoding auxin-responsive protein SAUR78 — protein MKKLNLMLKRCKTLSRQLGRTSSYSSLRSKSARDHQADDHMWGSAHMVLAQDDHEKRDASTNHEDCETVVFVGSSRRRFLVKSKYLNHPLLKAIIQKSNENPAGEDLSVKCEVVLFDHLLWMLDNADPNLASDALSLEELADLYVF, from the coding sequence ATGAAGAAGCTGAATCTGATGCTCAAAAGGTGCAAGACACTGTCTCGACAACTGGGCAGGACTTCGTCCTACAGTAGCCTGAGGTCCAAGTCCGCTAGAGATCATCAAGCTGATGATCATATGTGGGGTTCTGCCCACATGGTACTGGCACAGGATGATCACGAAAAACGAGATGCTAGCACAAATCATGAAGATTGTGAAACAGTGGTATTTGTTGGGAGTTCGAGAAGGCGATTCCTGGTCAAGTCTAAGTACCTGAACCACCCATTGTTGAAGGCTATCATTCAAAAATCCAACGAGAATCCAGCAGGTGAGGATTTGTCTGTCAAATGCGAGGTGGTTCTCTTTGATCACCTCTTATGGATGCTTGACAATGCCGATCCAAATCTCGCTTCCGACGCTCTGTCTTTGGAGGAACTTGCTGATCTCTACGTGTTTTAG